From the genome of Haloplanus natans DSM 17983:
AGGGGAACACGCTGGTTCCGCTTTACGAGGACGACGTTCGAGAGGGTGTCAACGACCTCCTGGACCAAGGGGTTGACCACATCGTCGTCATGTACCTCCACTCGTACAAGAACGGGGAGCACGAACATCGAACCGAGGAGATTGCGATCGAGATCATCGAAGAACGAGGGGCGGAAACGTCGGTCATGCTCTCCAGCGAGTACTACCCGACGCTGAAGGAGTCGGAACGGCTGAACACGGTCACAGCGGAGGCGTTCGCTGCCGAACCGTCGCGTGACCAATTGTCGAACATTCAGGAGGCTGTCGACGATCAAGGAGGGGAAGTCGGCGTTCGCGTCATGGCGAGTCACGGCGGGACCATCGACATCAACGCCAACGAACTGGCTCGAACGCTGATCTCCGGGCCCATCGGTGGGATGATCGGTGCCAACTACTTCGGGCAGAAACTCGGATACGAGAATCTGGTCTGTACCGACATCGGTGGCACCAGTTTCGACATGGGCATCATCATCGATAACGACTGGCAGATCGACTACAGCCCAGAGATGGCGCGTCTGCTTCTGTCGCTGCCGATGGTGAACATGGAGAGCGTCGGGGCAGGGACGGGCAGTTACGTCCGAGTGAATCCCACGTTCGATAAAATCGAACTCGGCCCGGAGAGCGCGGGCGATCAGGTCGGCGTCAGCGCGGTCGAAACCGATGTCGAGACGGTGACGGTGACGGACTGCCATGTGGCGATGGGCTGGATCAACCCGGACAACTTCCTCGGCGGCGATATGCCCATCGACCGCGACGTGGCCGAACGCGAGATCAAAGAACAGATCGCCGACCCGCTCAACATGGGCATCTACGAGGCCGCACAGGGAGTCATCGACATCCTCGAGAGCAAACTCCGGAACGACCTCGAAGCCGTCGTGACCGGCGAGGGGTACGCCCCGTCGAATTTCAAGTGCCTCTCGTACGGCGGTGGCGGCCCGGTCCACACCGCCGGCTACACCAAGGATCTAGGATTCGACGAGGTACTCATCCCCGAGTGGGCGGCCGGCTTCTCGGCGTTCGGCTGTGGTGCTGCGGACTACGAGTACCGCTACGACCAGACCACAAGCATCGACATCGACGCCGACCTCACGATGGAGGAGGCCGCGGAAACCGCCGGCGCGAAGCTGACAGAAGTCTGGAAGAACCTCGAACAGAAGGTCGAAAACGAGTTCGAGAACAGCAACATCGGGCGGAGCGAAATCGAGTTCCAGTACAACATCCTCGGTCAGTACCAGGGCCAACTCAACAGCATCGACATCGAGTCGCCGGTGTCCCGCGCCGACTCGCCGCAGAAACTCGAACGACTTCTCGACACTTTCGAGGAGGGGTACCGCCGTCAGTACTCCGAGGAGGCTCGCTCGCCGGAACTCGGTCACACGATCACGCAGGCGTCCGTTCGCGGCGTCCGAGACGTGGTGAAACCGGAGATTCCGACGGAACGGCCGGTCGGATCCGAGCCGCCTGAAGAGGCGTACAAACACTCCCGAGAAGCCTACTGGGACGGCGAGTGGCTGGAGACCGATATCTACGACCTCCACGCGCTCCAGCCCGGCAACGAGTTGCAGGGTCCGGCGATCATGGAGGGGGCCGCCACGACGTACGCCCTCCCGCCGGACTGTGAAACCTGGCTCGACGAGCACCGCGTCCACCACCTGACCCGGACGGAGTGAGAGCGGGCGACCGCTCTCGTGCAGAGATGCATCTGTCCCGCTCGTCGTTCCCAGCGAGCGACTCGGGGGGCAGGTGCACTGTACGAGCCCGTATCTGGCTCAGAACAGATGCCAACGTAACCGACGCAACTAAGCACACAATGAGTTCGACACAACATGGGGAAGAGAACTTCCCCCGGATGCGACGCGAGAAAGAAAAGGTCCACGAGAAGCAGGCGAACGGCAAAGGGATCGGCTGGGGTGGCCAGTCGCTCCGCGAGCAGTTCGAGGACCTCGAAGAACGAACGGAGGAGACGGGCCACTACGCCGGCTTCGAGAAGCTCGAAATGAAACGCGAGCGGCCGATAGAGTACGAACAGATGTTCGCCCAGCTCCGGGGTGACCTCGTGACCGCGCGCGAGACGTCGAAGGAGGTGGCCGCGACGCCCATCGTCGAGCAGGAGGGTGAACTCTGTTACGGCCTGTTCACGCCGGAGGGCGATTCCATCGCCGTCTCGACGGGGATCATCGTGCACATCCACACGATGAGCGAGGCGATCAAGTACATGATCAACCACGACTACGAGGAGAGTCCCGGGATCGAACCCGGCGATGTCTTCGTCAACAACGATCCACACGTCGGCGACGTTCACCCGTGTGACATCATGACGATGATTCCCATCTTCCACGAGGGAGAGCTCGTCGCGTGGGCAGGTGGCGTCAACCACGTCATCGACACCGGGGCCATCGGTCCTGGGAGCATGAACGTCTCGCAGGCGTCCCGCTTCGGCGACGGCGCCCACTACACCGCCCGCAAAATCGGCGAGGATCTGGAGCTGTACAACTCGTGGAAGAAGGACTATCCCGACAAGACGCGGACGCCGGACTTCCTGAAACTCGACGAGCGGACTCGCATGACCGGCTGTCTGATGATTCGGAACGCAGTCAACGACATCATCGACGAGTACGGCGTCGAGACGTTCAAACAGCTCTCTCGCGAGGCCATTGAGGACGGCCGCCGTGGCTTCAGGAACCGCATCCGGAAGACGATGCTCCCCGGCACGTACCGGGGCGCGTCCTTCGTCGACGCCCTCTACGAGGGGCAGAGTAACCTGACACGCGCCTACGCGAACGAGAACCACCTGATGCACGCACCCTCGGAACTGCACGTCCGGGAGGACGGCTCGTTCCAAGTGTCGTTTGAGGGGGCGAACAAGTGGGGGTGGCATCCGTACAACTGCACGCCTGCGGCCATTCAGGGCGGTATCTGGGTGATGCTCACCCAGACCGTCATCCCGAACTCGAACGTCAACGACGGCGCGTACTACAGCTGTGACTTTCACCTCCCGGTGGGGTCGTGGGCGAATACCCAGAACACGGAGACGGCTCACGCCTACGCGTGGCACTTCCTCGTCTCGGCGTGGGCACCCTTGTGGCAACACCTGTCACGCGGCTACTTCGCACGCGGCTTCTGGGAGGAGATCAACGCCGGCAACGCCAACACCTCGAACTGGCTGCAGGGCGGCGGCATCGACCAGTTCGACAAACTCCACGCCGTCAACTCCTTCGAGTCGGCGTGTGAGGGTGTCGGCGCACGCTACGTCGAGGACGGCGAACCGCACGCCGCGGCCATCTGGAACCCGGAGGGTGACATGGGCGACGCCGAGGTCTGGGAGATGACCGAACCGCTCCCGTTCCTCGGTCGGTCGGTGAAGCCGAACACCGGCGGCGCGGGGCGGCGGGCCGGCGGGTCCGGCTTCGAGTCGATGCGGACGGTCAAGGACGTGAGCCGCTGGTTGCTCTACGAGATGGGCAACGGGTACATGACCAGCGACGGTGGCCTCTTCGGCGGCTATCCGGCCGCCTCGGGGTACATCCTCAATGCCCAGAACACGGATCTGCAGGAGCGCTTCGAGAATCAGGAGGACTACCCCCAGCACGACCTCGACCCGGAGAGCGGCGAGTTCGAGTCGAAAATCGACGGGGAGATCACCCGTCGACCGGAGGGCATCAGCACGCCCAAGGAGTTCGACGACTACGACCTGTACCTGAACTACCTGCGTGGTGGCTCGGGACTAGGTGACCCGCTCGAACGCGACCCCGAAGACGTAGTCGACGACATCCACGACGGGTACGTCCTGCCGCGGCACGCGAAAGACGCGTACGCGGTGGTCGTGGAGAGAGTCGACGACGAAGCCCGACACAACTCCGCGGTCCACGGCGAGTACGAACTCGACCGCGAGGCGACCGAGGAACTCCGGGCCGAACGGATGACCGAACGGGCCGAGAAGGCCCAGCCCGTCTCCGAGTGGTACGACGAGGAGCGCGAGCGAATTCGCGAGCAGGACCTCATCGACGACGTGAAAAAGACCTACGAGAGCAGTATGCGCATGAGCAAGCAGTTCACCGACTTCTACCACGAGTTCTGGGAACTGCCCGACGACTTCGAGTGGGACCTGAGCGAGAAAGCCCAGCGCTCCCTCGAGGGTCGATTCAAGAGCGGCACGAAGATGAAGTGGGACAACCCGACCCACGGTCACGAAACGTGGCTGGACATCGGCCGCGACGACGAGCCGCGAGTGCCGTACACATGGAACGCCGACCGGTCGATTCAGGAGCTCTCGAGCCCGACTGCATCGTTCGGTGGAGTCACCACCGGAACAGCGACTGACGACGACTGAGGTGAGAGACAATGCCAGAATCATACCCACGCGAACACATCGAGGATCTCGTCGACGACAATCTGGAGTGGAATCAGCTCCACGACATGATGAGCGATTTCAAGGACGCCGACCGGTTCCAGAAGGTCCGGGACGTCCTGCAGGAGCGGGTCGACTGGGATGACCCGATCATCATCCCGTACGCCGACCATCTGTACGTCGTCGCGAAGTCGGCGGACCGCTGGGTCATCAAGTGCGACTGCGGCCACGAGTTCTGCGAACACGACCAGAACTGGAAGGCGGACGCGCTGATCAACGTCCGGGACACGGAGGAACAGTACCTCGAAATCTACCCCGAGCAGATGCATCCGCATCCGGATTACATGGAACTGCGGGAGTTCTTTTGTCCCGGCTGTAACACGCTGCTCGAAGTGACGAACGTCATGCCGGGCTACCCGCTCATCCACGAGTTCGAGCCCGACATCGAGACGTTCTACGAGGAGTGGATCGGGGAACCGATTCCGACGCCCGAGTCGGCGTAACCGAGCCCCAGCCGCCTTTCCTCAGATGCCTCTCACCGACACCACCACCGGAGCCAACGATGTCTGAACACCGTCCCCCGACGCTGAAGGGCCTCTACGAGTCCACGCTCCGTCGGCACGCAACTGCGCCCGCCATCACGTTCGACGGCGAGACGCTGACCTACGCCGAACTCGACTCACGGTCGGCCCGCGCTGCTGCTGCACTCCGCGAATGCGGCCTCGAAACGCCGGATCGCGTGGGCGTTCTCATGTCGAACCGGCTGGAGTACCCCATCACTGATATCGGACTTACACGCGCCGGCCTCGTGAAAGTCCCGCTGAACGACATGCTCTCGGCAGGCGACATCGAGTATATGCTGGCAAACAGCGACGCGAGCGCCGTCGTCGTCGGTCCGAACTTCGTCGAGACCATCGCGACAGTCGCGCCGAACGTACCGACGCTGGAACACGTGATCACCGTCGACGCCTACGCTCCGGCCTCGATTGCGGAGCAGTATCGGACCGTTCGATTCGACCGGCTTCTCGACGAGGTAACTCCCGAACCACCGGCGGTGTCGGTCGGTCGGGAGACGCTCGCGGGCATCTTCCACACCGGCGGCACGACCGGCGATCCGAAGGGGGTGAAACACACACAGGAGAACCTCGCGTTGAACGCGTTCGCCCACGCCGTCGAACTCGACATCTGCCCGCGCGAGACGCTGTTGTTGATGACGCCCCTGCCGCACTCGGCCGGACTCATCATGGCCGGTGGACTCACGCAGGGGTGTCGCCACGTTGTCACGCAAGGGTTCGACGCCCGGCGTGCGCTCGAAACCATCGAGCACGAGGGGGTGTCGTGGACGTTCATGGTGCCGACGATGATCTATCGCGTCCTCGACCTGCTCGGCGAGGAGTCGTACGACACCACGACGCTGGAGACGCTCGCCTACGGCGCCGCCCCGATGAAGCCGGCTCGACTGCGGGAGGGACTCGACCGACTGGGGCGCGTCTTCGTCCAGTTCTACGGCCAGTACGAAACGCCGGACCTTATCACGGTGCTGCCGAAACACGCCCACGACCCGGACGACGAGAAACGGCTCTCGTCCTGTGGTCTCCCCACGTCGATGTGTGAGGTGACCGTCGTTGACGACGACGGTGATCCGGTTCCGACCGGGGAGCCGGGTGAAATCCTCGCCCGTGGCGCCTACTCTATGGCGGGGTACTACGAGATGCCCGAGCGAACCGAGGAGACGATAGTCGACGGCTGGATCCACACCGGCGATATCGGCCGGATGGACGAGGACGGCTACGTCTACATCCTCGACCGCGACTCCGACGTCATCATCACCGGCGGGATGAACGTGTACTCGGTTACCGTCGAAGACGTGATCCAGCAACACGAACAGGTCGCGAACGTCGCCGTCATCGGCGTACCGGACGACGACTGGGGTGAGGCGGTCAAGGCCGTCGTCGTCCCGGAGGACGACACCGTGGACCGAGCGGCACTCCTCGCGTTCTGTGCCGACCGGCTGGCCGACTACGAGACGCCGAAGTCCGTCGACATCGTCGAGTCGCTCCCGACGACGCCGTACGGAAAACTCGACAAGAAGCGGCTCCGCGAACCCTACTGGGCCGCCGAGGAGCGCGAAATCACCTGACTGCGATGATCACCAAAATCGACCACTTGGGGGTGCTCGTTTCGGATATCGACGCCAACGAGGCGCTGTTCGAACTGCTTGGGCTCGATGTCGGCGCCGTCGAACACGTCCCGGCTTTCGGCGTCGATATCGCGTTCATCCGGGTCGGCGAGAGTCTCGTCGAACTGGTCGAACCGGTCGACCACGATAGCGACATTGCGGCCGACCTCCGCGCGGCGGACGACGACGCGCTTCTCCACCACGTCGCCTACCGCGTCGAGGATATCGAGGCCGAGTTGGAGACGTTGCGCGCGGCGGGCGTCCCACTCGCCGACGAGACGCCCAGACGCGGGGCGGGCGATGCGCGGGTCGCCTTCCTCGATCCGGCGGCTGCGAACGGCGTCCGTGTCGAACTCGTGGAGCGACCGTCCGACGTGGCGCTCGACTGAGCGGGGTCGCCGTCGCCGTCTCCAGGTGTGCCGGCGTCCGCCGACTGCACCCCGGTGGCGACTGTCACCCTCTCGTCGTGGCTCGCGTCGCGATTCGCTGTGAGCGACCGAAGGCAGTATCTGTTGATAAGATGAATACATATATCGTGTCGATTCGTGGTAACCATTAGGTCTACTGGTCGGGGTAAAACATACGCCTCGACTATCAGGGTTGCGCACCGGGAAGACGATGTGGTTGTCCCCCGTGTTTCACCGCACTGTACCGCATCGTCCCGCATCGAATGGGCCCACAATGAGAGACCGGACATGATGAGCCGACACCTCGATCACACGGTAGTCGCCTGACACCATGCTTAGATTCGAATTTCAGATTCGTCTGGCCGGAATCCTTTCGCACATCCTCGATGTCTCCGAACAGGTCGAGAGTATCGAGATCGACAATGCGCTTCCGGTCACCGACGGCGGTGTCTTCCTTTTTCTGACGGTCAAGTTCGACGAGACCGTCTCGGAGACGGACATCGCGGGCCAGTTGCCCGACATGGACATCGTCAACATGAGTCAGGCGACGGTCAACTCGCAGATGTACTATCTCTGTGTCGTGACCGAGCTCGCGAACGTCTCCGTGCTGTCGCTACTGACTGAACAGCAGGCGATTCCGCACCGTATCGTCGGCGAGAACTCCCAGCTGTCGGTCGTGGCGTCGGTTCGCGACTGGAATCATCTGAAGAAAGTTGCCAACACCATCGAAGACGAGCACGGGTCGCTCGAACTCATCGGGACAACCCAGACCGAGAGCGTCGGCTTCCCACTCGGGGGCGACAAAATAAAGCAGAGTATGTCGGGGAAGCTCTCCGACGCCCAGCTTGAGGTACTGGAGATGGCCTACCAGATGGGGTATTTCAAAGTTCCACAGGAGGTGACGGCCGAAGAGATCGCCAACGAGCTGGACATCAGCAGGTCGACGCTGAGCGAACGGCTCCGTCGCGTTGAACACAACTTCTGTGCACTCCTTTTCGGCCCCCGCCAATGACCACCATCATCATCATCAAGTCGGTCGACCAGGAACCGGCCGTCAGGGAGGTCCTCGAATCTGTCGTAGATGGGGACGACACCGTCTGTTTCCTTCGACTGCCAACCGTGCGGTGTCTCGGAGCCCTCATACAGGCCGTCAACCCCATGATCAACTACGGCATCGACTACAGTATCAACTGCCTTCCAGAGGGCTATGACACTGCTGATCTCGTTGAGTTCGCAATCGATGTCGACGCAAATCGGATCTGTATCGGTATTTCCGAAAAGACGCTGACCGGCAAGGCACGAATTGACGACCTGACACAGTCGATACTCCTCCACGATGACATCTCGGGCGATGTCATCGTCGGGGATAACGCCATCATTTTGGAGGAACTCGACTATGACGGGTAGTCCCGCTCGGCTCCCAAACGGGGACGCCGAAACCACCGCGATCTCACCCCACAGCCACTACTCATGAGTTCGACTGATCAGACCAAGACGGAAGAACGACGTGCGGACGCACGACGCGAACTGACCAAAGTTCGAGAGAAACGCCAACGAGGCGAGGGAATCGGCTGGAACGGCAAGACGCTCCGCGAGCAACTCGCCAAACTTGAGGATAAGACCGAGGCGACGGATCACTACAATGGGCTGTCGACGCTCACGCTGAAGCAGGACGACCCGATTCGGTACGAGCAGCTGTACGCCCGACTCCGGGGTGATCTGGTGACCGCGCGCGAGATATCGAAAGAAGTCTCGGCGACGCCCATCGTCGAGCAGGAAGGCGAGCTGTGCTATGGCCTATTCACGCCGGAGGGTGACTCGATCGCCGTCTCGACGGGGATCATCGTGCACATCCACACGATGAGCGAGGCGATCAAATTCATTATCAACCACGATTACGAGGAAAATCCGAAGATCGAGCCAGGTGATATCTTCGTCAACAACGACCCCCACGTCGGAGACGTCCATCCTTGTGATCTAATGACACTCATCCCCATCTTCCACGAGGGAGAACTCGTCGCGTGGGCAGGCGGCGTCAACCACGTCATCGACACCGGAGCCATCGGCCCCGGAAGCATGAACGTCTCGCAGGCGTCCCGTTTCGGCGACGGCGCCTACTACACGGCCCGTAAAGTCGGTGAGGAGTTCGAACTGTACAATTCGTGGAAGAAAGAGTATCCCGCCAAAACACGGACACCGGACTTCCTGAAACTCGACGAGCGGACTCGCATGACCGGCTGTCTGATGATTCGGGATGCGGTCAAAGAGCTGATCGGCTCCATCGGGGTCGATACCTTCAAACAACTGTCTCGTGAGGCAGTTGAGGACGGTCGCAGAGGCTTCCGAAAGCGGATCAAGAAGACGATGTTACCCGGCACCTACCGGGGCGCGTCCTTCGTCGACGCCCTCTACGAGGGACAGGCGAATGTGACTCGCGAATACGCGAACGAGAATCACCTGATGCATGCGCCCTCGGAACTGCACATCCGAGAGGATGGTTCGTTCCAAGTGTCGTTTGAGGGGGCGAACAAGTGGGGGTGGCATCCGTACAACTGCACGCCAGCAGCTATTCAAGGCGGCGTCTGGGTGATGCTCACCCAGACCGTCATCCCCAACGAGCGGGTCAATGACGGCGCGTACTACGCCTGTGATTTTCATTTGCCGGTGGGTTCGTGGGCGAACACGCAGAACACGGAGACGGCCCACGCCTACGCGTGGCACTTCCTCGTCTCGGCGTGGGCACCCTTGTGGCAACACCTCTCGCGAGGATACTACGCTCGGGGCTTCTGGGAGGAGATCAACGCGGGCAACGCCAACACGTCGAACTGGTTGCAGGGCGGCGGCATCGACCAGTTCGACAAACTCCACGCCGTCAACTCCTTCGAGGCTGCATGTGAAGGTGTCGGCGCGCGCTACGTCGAGGACGGTGAACCCCACGCGTCGGCCGTCTGGAACCCCGAGGGCGACATGGGCGACGCGGAAGCGTGGGAACGGGTCGAGCCACTACCGTTCCTTGGGCGGGCAGTGAAGCCAAATACGGGCGGCGCGGGTCGTCGGGCCGGTGGCTCGGGCTTCGAGTCGATGCGGACGGTCAAAGACGTGAGCCGCTGGCTGCTCTACGAGATGGGCAACGGGTACATGACCAGCGACGGCGGCCTGTTCGGCGGCTACCCGGCCGCCTCGGGCTACATCCTCAACGCCACAGATACCGACCTGCAAGAGCGCTTCGAGAATCAGGACGACTACCCCCAGCACGACCTCGACCCGGAGAGCGGCGAGTTCGAATCCAAGGTTGACGGGGAGATCACCCGTCGACCGGAGGGCATCAGCACGCCCAAGGAGTTCGACGACTACGACCTGTACCTGAACTACCTGCGTGGTGGCTCGGGACTGGGTGATCCGCTCGAACGCGACCCCGAAAACGTAGTCGACGACATCCACGACGGGTACGTCCTCCCACGACACGCGAAGGACGCGTACGCGGTGGTCGTGGAGAAAGTTGACGACGAAGCCCGACACAACTCCGCGGTTCACGGCGAGTATGAACTCGACCGCGAGGCGACCGAAAAGCTGCGGGCAGAACGGCTCGCAGAGCGGGCGGAGAAGGCCAAGCCCGTCTCGGAGTGGTACGAAGAGGAGCGCGAACGGATCCGTGAACAGAATCTCATCGATGACGTGAAAAAGACCTACGAGAGCAGTATGCGAATGAGTACCCCATTCGCGGACTTCTACCGCGAGTTCTGGGAGTTGTCCGAGGACTTCGAGTGGGATCTGAGCGAGAAGGCCCAGCGCTCTCTCGACAACCGGTTCGACACTGGCCTCCGCCCCATGTGGGACAATTACACACGACGACACAAAATTTGGCTCAACGTCGACGATGAACCGTACGTTCCATACACATGGCACGCGGACCGGTCGATCCAAGACCTCTCGGACATCGAATCGACATTCGGCGACGACGGTCGGTGACCAATTCGCCGCTCTGGGACTCAACGACCGCTCCTGCGACTTTGGACACCTCTCCCGTCATACCGATTGTTGTAAGCTAGTACTGGCTGTCGCTACCTCCGTAGTTGGTGACTTTCGGTAAACAGTAACGACAGTTCATATCAGCCACTCCCGAGCGACAACGAGATTACATCTCCACCCACAACGCCTCGAATACGTTTCCGCTGGCTGTCGGCAGTCATGTAGTAACCACAGTTGGCGCACTCGCATGTGTATGGCAGGGTGATGTCCATTATCACAGGGGCCTCGACGATTGTATACCTGTATCTTAACAGTCATGTTGGTGGTCGTCTATTGGTTATCCCCAGTAGCCAACGGTATCTTCCGGATTTAGCTCGTGACGACAAATTCGCCAAAATAAATTACAGAAAATCTTCATATCCCTCTCCTTGCTTGATACTATTAGTCATACGAATGACTGGCTACGAACTGCCGCCGCTATCGCAGCATCCGATATCCAGCGAGAGAGATCATGCCCGATTAGTGCTCACTGCGATTGCGGGGACCACAAGTTCGCGGCGAACGCCCGAACGAGCCACGGAACAACGGAGATCCACTAAGCAGTAATAGAGAATCCCGAGGGGACAGTTAATGCCAACCTGTAAAAACTGTGGCAACCACGTCTCGAAATGCTTCGCGCGGGTATTCGGTGATGAAGCCGGTCGTGTGTATGCCTGTCCCAATTGCTCCGCAACTGCTGGGATTGGGGAGGTCACACGAGAACGACGGCCGCGCTAGGGAAACCAGTCGGAAGCCGGACAAGCTGTCGACGGCGTAGATCAATATTGGAGATGCAGAGAGGATGTCTTTTGGCTGCAAACTTATGATAGCACAATTACCATAATGGGCTACAGAAAATGCTCATATTCCTCTCGTTCGTAGAGAACACCGGCGATACGAATGACTGACTACGAACTTGACCCCCTGCCGTATGACTACGACGCGCTCGAACCGCACATCAGCGAGCAGGTACTGACCTGGCATCACGACACCCACCATCAGGGGTACGTGAACGGCTGGAACAGCGCCGAGGAGACGCTCGAAGCGAACCGTGACGACGGCGACTTCGGCTCCTCGGCGGGTGCGATTCGGAACGTCACGCACAACGGCTCCGGGCACATCCTCCACGACCTCTTCTGGAACTGCATGTCTCCGGAGGGTGGCGACGAGCCAAGCGGTGACCTCGCCGATCGCATCGAGGAGGACTTCGGCTCCTACGAGGCCTGGAAGGGTGAATTCGAGGCCGCTGCCGGCGCCGCCGGTGGCTGGGCACTCCTGGTGTACGACAGCTTCTCGAACCAGCTTCGCAACGTCGTGGTCGACAAGCACGACCAGGGCGCGCTCTGGGGCTCGCACCCCATCCTCGCGCTGGACGTCTGGGAGCACTCGTACTACCACGACTACGGTCCCGCCCGTGGCGACTTCATCGACAACTTCTTCGAGGTCGTCGACTGGGACGAACCGAGCGCCCGCTACGACGAAGCGGTTCAGCTGTTCGAATAGTCGGGGTACCGACGAATCGCTCTCCCAAGCTCCATTCGCGCGAATTTCTTGTCCATGGAGTCCAACACGTGCAGAGATAACAACCACCGAAGTGTTAAGTAAAGAACTCCAACGCAATGATAGAAAATATCCTCGTCGCGACTGATGGAAGTGATGCAGCGAAGCAGGCAACGAAGCACGCAGTGCGCATCGCAGCTGTCTCCGAAGCGACGATCCACGCTTTGCACGTCGTGTCGCCGCGGCTGCTCAGATTCCTCGAAGACAGCGCCGACCAAACGATCGAAACCGAGTCGTTCGGGGGAGAAGCCGTTCGGACAGCAGAGCAGATTGCCGACGAGGCGGGCGTGGGGATCCGGGCCTCTGTCGAACGCGGTAATCCGGCTGAGACGATTCTGTCATATGCGGAGTCGAACGACATTGATCTCATCACGATGGGGACACACGGACGGGCGGGCTTACCGCGATACGTCTTCGGAAGCGTCGCCGAGACCGTGCTTCGAACCGCGACCTGTCCTGTGTTGGCGGCACATGCTAGCGAGCAGTTGATGTCCTACGACGATATCCTCGTTCCGATCGCCGGTGAAAGGGAGGGCCGGAATGTTCCACAAATGGCAATCGACTTTGCAGAGCAGTTCGACGCTACGCTACATTTGGTACACGTCGTCGACCGTCGGCTGCTTGCGTCGTCATACGACCTATGTCCCGCGCGGCCCGATGTCGAGTCAGAGCTGAGTGAACGCGGTGAAGCGCTCCTCAGATCGGCGAAGGCACCGCTGGAGGCTGCGGGTATCGATTTCGGGACGCACTTGAAGAGTGGACTCCCCATCTCGCAGCTCCGCGAGTTCGTGACGACCGCTAATATCGACCTGGTGGTTATGTGGTCACACCGCCGACGCGGTCCTGATCGAGTCCTACAGGGCAGCGTTGCCGAGAGTCTACTGCGATCGGTGACGACGCCGATGCTGATGGTCAGCGACGAGACCCAGACCGATTGAATTCGGCCGTCAGAAGTAGGGCGGGGAGTCATACGCTTTCGCGGAAGGCAGTCAACGGTCGCCATCCGGTTACTGTGGTCCGCTCGTGTTCGTAGAGTGAATCCGCTCGTTTTCGTTGCCTTCGAAGTATTCGTGGCCGAACTCACGTAAAC
Proteins encoded in this window:
- a CDS encoding VOC family protein, whose translation is MITKIDHLGVLVSDIDANEALFELLGLDVGAVEHVPAFGVDIAFIRVGESLVELVEPVDHDSDIAADLRAADDDALLHHVAYRVEDIEAELETLRAAGVPLADETPRRGAGDARVAFLDPAAANGVRVELVERPSDVALD
- a CDS encoding helix-turn-helix domain-containing protein, which codes for MLRFEFQIRLAGILSHILDVSEQVESIEIDNALPVTDGGVFLFLTVKFDETVSETDIAGQLPDMDIVNMSQATVNSQMYYLCVVTELANVSVLSLLTEQQAIPHRIVGENSQLSVVASVRDWNHLKKVANTIEDEHGSLELIGTTQTESVGFPLGGDKIKQSMSGKLSDAQLEVLEMAYQMGYFKVPQEVTAEEIANELDISRSTLSERLRRVEHNFCALLFGPRQ
- a CDS encoding hydantoinase B/oxoprolinase family protein yields the protein MSSTDQTKTEERRADARRELTKVREKRQRGEGIGWNGKTLREQLAKLEDKTEATDHYNGLSTLTLKQDDPIRYEQLYARLRGDLVTAREISKEVSATPIVEQEGELCYGLFTPEGDSIAVSTGIIVHIHTMSEAIKFIINHDYEENPKIEPGDIFVNNDPHVGDVHPCDLMTLIPIFHEGELVAWAGGVNHVIDTGAIGPGSMNVSQASRFGDGAYYTARKVGEEFELYNSWKKEYPAKTRTPDFLKLDERTRMTGCLMIRDAVKELIGSIGVDTFKQLSREAVEDGRRGFRKRIKKTMLPGTYRGASFVDALYEGQANVTREYANENHLMHAPSELHIREDGSFQVSFEGANKWGWHPYNCTPAAIQGGVWVMLTQTVIPNERVNDGAYYACDFHLPVGSWANTQNTETAHAYAWHFLVSAWAPLWQHLSRGYYARGFWEEINAGNANTSNWLQGGGIDQFDKLHAVNSFEAACEGVGARYVEDGEPHASAVWNPEGDMGDAEAWERVEPLPFLGRAVKPNTGGAGRRAGGSGFESMRTVKDVSRWLLYEMGNGYMTSDGGLFGGYPAASGYILNATDTDLQERFENQDDYPQHDLDPESGEFESKVDGEITRRPEGISTPKEFDDYDLYLNYLRGGSGLGDPLERDPENVVDDIHDGYVLPRHAKDAYAVVVEKVDDEARHNSAVHGEYELDREATEKLRAERLAERAEKAKPVSEWYEEERERIREQNLIDDVKKTYESSMRMSTPFADFYREFWELSEDFEWDLSEKAQRSLDNRFDTGLRPMWDNYTRRHKIWLNVDDEPYVPYTWHADRSIQDLSDIESTFGDDGR
- a CDS encoding DUF7563 family protein codes for the protein MPTCKNCGNHVSKCFARVFGDEAGRVYACPNCSATAGIGEVTRERRPR
- the sod gene encoding superoxide dismutase; amino-acid sequence: MTDYELDPLPYDYDALEPHISEQVLTWHHDTHHQGYVNGWNSAEETLEANRDDGDFGSSAGAIRNVTHNGSGHILHDLFWNCMSPEGGDEPSGDLADRIEEDFGSYEAWKGEFEAAAGAAGGWALLVYDSFSNQLRNVVVDKHDQGALWGSHPILALDVWEHSYYHDYGPARGDFIDNFFEVVDWDEPSARYDEAVQLFE
- a CDS encoding universal stress protein yields the protein MIENILVATDGSDAAKQATKHAVRIAAVSEATIHALHVVSPRLLRFLEDSADQTIETESFGGEAVRTAEQIADEAGVGIRASVERGNPAETILSYAESNDIDLITMGTHGRAGLPRYVFGSVAETVLRTATCPVLAAHASEQLMSYDDILVPIAGEREGRNVPQMAIDFAEQFDATLHLVHVVDRRLLASSYDLCPARPDVESELSERGEALLRSAKAPLEAAGIDFGTHLKSGLPISQLREFVTTANIDLVVMWSHRRRGPDRVLQGSVAESLLRSVTTPMLMVSDETQTD